CCCGGCCTTTGACCAGGGCGGTTCCGCCGTATGTGAAAAAAGGTACGTCAGAGCCCAATCTGGCGCCCAGAAAAGACATTTCTTCCTGGCTTAATCCCAGGTTCCAGAGCCGGTTCAGGCCTAATAAAACAGCGGCCGCATTGCTGCTCCCGCCGCCTAATCCGCCGCCTATCGGGATTCGTTTCTCCAGGATTATCCGAACGCCTTTCCCGATACCGTATTCCTTCTTTACAAGTTCAGCCGCTTTATAAACCAGGTTAGCCCTGCTTGATGCCAGTTCCGGATGGGTGGTTACTACTTCGATTCCTTTGCTTATTGGATGCAGGTAGAGCGTATCAAAGAGGGAGACTGTTTGCATGATGCTTTCTATCTCGTGGAATCCGTCCTGGCGCTTACCCAGCACCTCGAGAAACAGGTTAATCTTGGCCGGCGAAAGTATCTTCAGTCCTTTTCGGGTCTTTGTGATTAGCATAAAATATTATCTATCAGCCTGGTCTTACCTGCATATACGGCCAGGGCAATAAGCGTATGCCCCTTTTTTATCTTTTCTATAGTTTTAAGCGTTTCCGGGTCTGCGATTTCCACATAGTCAATCCGGCTGCCGGGGATGGTTTTGATGACGGCCAGCATGGCATCTCGGATTTTCCTGCAGTCCTTCTCGCCCGATATAATCAATTCCTTTGCCTTGAGCAATGACCGGTAAAGGCGCTGGGCATAATATCGTTCTGGCACACTCAGGTATTTATTGCGTGAACTCATGGCCAATCCGTCCGGTTCGCGGACCGTGGGCAGGGTTTTTATCTCAAGATTCATATCCAGGTCTCTGGCCATTTTTCTTATAATCAGCGCTTGCTGGAAATCCTTCTGTCCGAAATAGGCGACATCCGGCTGGACAATATTTAATAACTTGGTCACCACGGTCATCACACCCCGGAAATGACCGGGCCGGGACTGGCCGCAGAGTTTATCGGTCAGGTTAGACATGTCAACGAAGGTAGAGGTGTTATGATACATTGCTTTTACAGTCGGTGCAAAGATGATATCTACTCCGGCCGTTTTGGCCAATTTGGCATCACCTTTGAGATTACGGGGATAGCGCTTGAAATCTTCTTTGGGCCCGAATTGGAGCGGGTTGACGAATATGCTGATGACCACCAGGTCGTTATCCTTCTTTGCCTGCCGCATCAGTTCCAGGTGTCCCTGATGCAATGCCCCCATGGTCGGCACAAAACCAATCATTAATCCCTTGCGTCTGGCCCGGTTGATTTCTGTCCTGATGCTTTTGAGCGTGGTGATTATTTTCATATTACAGTTTTTTTAGCAAAGCGCATATCGGTTTATTCAGCACCGGGTGCATCAATTCCGGGGCCAGCTCGCAGAGCGGCTCCAGGACAAATCTGCGTTTGTGCATCCGCGGATGCGGTATGGTCAGATGTGGCAGGCGATATATTTTTTGTCCATACAGTAAGATATCCAGGTCAATGGTCCTGGGTAATAATCTGTCGTTAATCCTGACCCGGCCCAGTGTCTTTTCTATCCGTGATGATTCCTTTAGCAGGGCTATTGCGGACAGCGATGTTTTCATCTCAATTACCGCATTGATATAATTAGGCTGCTGGATATTGCCTTCAGCCGGCGTCCGGTAAATCCCGGAAACGCCTGTGACCCGGGTGTCTTTTATTTGTTTTATAGAGCGGATGGCTATTTTGATATTCTGTTGCTTATCACCCAGGTTGGAACCCAAAGCAATATAGGCGGTTATCATTTATTCTAACCTGATTCATTCGATTCAGCCGTAGCCGCGCGCCGGGTGAATATCTTTAGCTTGAAATGGTTGGCCACTCCGCTCAGGGCGTATAATAAAAAAGTTACGCTCAGGGTAATCTCAAACCACTGGAGCAGGGAAAATCCGACCACGATTATTTCCACCAGTTTGATAAGCGGGCGCGCTTTCAGGAACCGGTTCATAAAATGGGAATAACGAAAACGACTGATCATCAATGCGGAAATCAACAGTAATATGAAAGGCAGTGCTGTGATGATTATTTTAAGCTGGAGATGCTGGTAGAGGATAACCAAACTGGCCACCACGGCCGCGGCCCCGGGGGTGGGCAGCCCGAAGA
This sequence is a window from Planctomycetota bacterium. Protein-coding genes within it:
- the ispE gene encoding 4-(cytidine 5'-diphospho)-2-C-methyl-D-erythritol kinase, which produces MLITKTRKGLKILSPAKINLFLEVLGKRQDGFHEIESIMQTVSLFDTLYLHPISKGIEVVTTHPELASSRANLVYKAAELVKKEYGIGKGVRIILEKRIPIGGGLGGGSSNAAAVLLGLNRLWNLGLSQEEMSFLGARLGSDVPFFTYGGTALVKGRGEIILPLMISAKFHYLLLKPPISIPTKNIYKNIRFYLTKPASNGILPLVNKLQQKQAGYKEIQKLLYNRLENVAMKLYPVLKDTHRAFQKISHPGILLSGSGSTIFKLCSSRTEAKTLATVLSRRNLGQSFIVNGLD
- a CDS encoding pantoate--beta-alanine ligase, whose protein sequence is MKIITTLKSIRTEINRARRKGLMIGFVPTMGALHQGHLELMRQAKKDNDLVVISIFVNPLQFGPKEDFKRYPRNLKGDAKLAKTAGVDIIFAPTVKAMYHNTSTFVDMSNLTDKLCGQSRPGHFRGVMTVVTKLLNIVQPDVAYFGQKDFQQALIIRKMARDLDMNLEIKTLPTVREPDGLAMSSRNKYLSVPERYYAQRLYRSLLKAKELIISGEKDCRKIRDAMLAVIKTIPGSRIDYVEIADPETLKTIEKIKKGHTLIALAVYAGKTRLIDNILC
- the folK gene encoding 2-amino-4-hydroxy-6-hydroxymethyldihydropteridine diphosphokinase, whose product is MITAYIALGSNLGDKQQNIKIAIRSIKQIKDTRVTGVSGIYRTPAEGNIQQPNYINAVIEMKTSLSAIALLKESSRIEKTLGRVRINDRLLPRTIDLDILLYGQKIYRLPHLTIPHPRMHKRRFVLEPLCELAPELMHPVLNKPICALLKKL